One genomic region from Pirellulales bacterium encodes:
- a CDS encoding ThiF family adenylyltransferase, which translates to MAQFQLCFRTVPETVLRCLPPVSTFERQPAGRKSLMKAAQDCCKLCHLFLTSECGGTPMEEQISNRHESDLGGRFLPFGDTNQVHVTVVVPSDTAHLPAVQHTAWMLLNLLARQQGVVQQIGLSCPPSIPLAGRIVPFAPRNLDLRLALLAGCDAIGIVPVSSNSVGGRVLIVGSNRSDDADLYVHGDGWCGGVMTAPITPYLQTSALPFGPYIAACLAAAEIFKAARLKPESYVPVQSAIFSAWGLQTSTSAIDEGPKAISVAPNFALAGVGAVGCAFLHTLWACTGFHGLAILADNDRKFLENTNLNRYVLFGRASVGHPKATEAARLIADSECTFDPRDIAIQELSAFPNLVVSAVDQNISRAAIQNRYPSLILSGSTKDLRAEILRCGPPGTGACLRCYNPPEVILSDDDIRATIHKQSDDEIAKYTDAIGITVEEARQWADKGQCGMAGERVLSHIRAQEDEPREFAVGFVSVMAGTLLFAQLVKECMDSSVPLSDDTNRSVFQFWSSTSGRNKPSPLARDPQCPMCKPDAPATKIWSERFYDRSRGRGG; encoded by the coding sequence ATGGCGCAATTTCAATTGTGCTTCCGAACCGTGCCCGAGACCGTCCTGCGTTGCCTGCCGCCGGTATCCACTTTCGAACGTCAGCCGGCTGGCAGGAAGTCGCTGATGAAAGCCGCGCAGGACTGCTGCAAATTGTGCCATCTCTTTTTGACTTCCGAGTGCGGAGGAACCCCGATGGAAGAACAGATTTCGAACCGTCACGAAAGCGACCTTGGTGGTCGTTTCTTGCCTTTTGGCGACACTAATCAAGTTCACGTCACTGTCGTCGTGCCTTCCGACACTGCTCATTTGCCAGCCGTCCAGCATACCGCTTGGATGCTCTTGAATCTTCTGGCACGTCAGCAAGGCGTGGTCCAACAAATTGGACTTTCGTGCCCGCCATCGATTCCATTAGCGGGAAGAATTGTTCCGTTTGCGCCGCGAAATCTGGATCTACGCCTAGCTTTGTTGGCAGGTTGTGATGCCATTGGCATTGTGCCTGTAAGTTCCAATTCCGTTGGCGGGCGAGTTTTGATTGTCGGTTCGAACCGGTCCGACGACGCAGATCTGTATGTGCACGGCGATGGCTGGTGCGGTGGCGTCATGACGGCGCCGATTACCCCGTACCTCCAGACTTCGGCTCTGCCATTCGGTCCATATATTGCGGCGTGTCTGGCGGCTGCTGAAATTTTCAAGGCCGCGCGCTTAAAGCCTGAGAGTTATGTACCAGTTCAGTCAGCCATTTTTTCAGCTTGGGGCCTCCAGACTTCGACCAGCGCGATTGACGAAGGACCAAAAGCCATTTCGGTCGCGCCAAACTTTGCCTTAGCGGGGGTGGGAGCAGTCGGCTGTGCATTCCTGCACACACTTTGGGCATGTACCGGCTTTCACGGCCTGGCGATTCTCGCAGATAATGACCGCAAATTCCTCGAAAATACGAATTTGAACCGATATGTCTTATTCGGCCGAGCATCAGTCGGTCATCCGAAAGCAACCGAAGCTGCGCGTCTAATTGCTGACTCTGAATGCACATTCGATCCGCGCGACATAGCAATCCAAGAATTATCCGCATTTCCAAATCTAGTCGTATCAGCTGTTGATCAAAATATTTCTCGCGCAGCAATTCAAAACAGGTATCCTTCATTGATATTGTCGGGTTCAACGAAAGATTTGCGCGCCGAAATTCTCCGCTGTGGCCCTCCCGGCACCGGCGCCTGCCTGCGATGCTACAACCCTCCGGAAGTGATCCTTTCGGACGACGACATTCGCGCCACGATTCACAAACAATCCGATGACGAAATTGCAAAATATACAGACGCCATTGGGATTACCGTCGAGGAAGCACGCCAGTGGGCAGACAAAGGTCAGTGCGGCATGGCGGGGGAAAGGGTATTGTCACACATCCGAGCACAAGAAGATGAGCCACGTGAGTTCGCCGTTGGATTTGTTTCCGTGATGGCCGGTACCCTGTTATTTGCACAGCTTGTTAAAGAGTGCATGGACTCAAGTGTCCCGCTTTCTGACGACACTAATCGGTCCGTTTTTCAATTTTGGTCGTCGACTTCGGGCAGAAACAAACCTTCACCATTGGCACGCGATCCTCAGTGCCCCATGTGCAAACCTGATGCCCCGGCTACAAAGATTTGGTCCGAGCGATTCTACGACCGATCTCGTGGCCGCGGGGGATGA
- a CDS encoding DUF87 domain-containing protein, which translates to MLPASNATKRIPLRAGHVVGSPETSVVLTEVELAEHMAVFGGTGKGKSKFLELLVRQMIRHQAGVCIIDPHGDLVEDLLAFVLENYKDATNSEVMKRFHYFDPGSPKWRFSFDPFRYQARPDGYDDYEDWLKAKVESIARIIIRKQGEADFAGKPRLERFLGNVLYAVGVRINKHGDHLSLADAFVLLDPSHPRHDEVYQIVAPELLPEVRSDFNKVRRSNPRQQEDWVESTINRLRSFLSPAVKSIFANKANSSVDFSELLASGGIMLVNLRRTRSFTIDQANAIGGLFINEIISAAQTANRAERLPFYLFIDEASRFIGQDLIDALAQCRKWKLSLCLAVQDLSSLQHQEIDMVPKVLSQCGIHVSFQQKHPDDIEVLSQLFGLARLDFTPLEHEVDRFAGYKYVTLEDTSESDNSSRSRQDSSGDSRQLGTSKQRNFPYEIKDQESAASSKSKAITESEGRSSSVTRKTVPLAQHRSEQQETGKLRHSVQDQLYVVKSALRTLGRGEAVVCLGNDAPFLLRVENVRTSFGTLPEAKRLELIDGYKKLLAESHPYCFQPLANDGEESRLQAFFRASSPPDDARTSKNSEETATTPNPFPS; encoded by the coding sequence ATGTTACCTGCATCGAATGCCACTAAACGTATCCCCTTGCGCGCCGGACACGTAGTTGGCTCTCCGGAGACATCAGTCGTTCTAACAGAGGTCGAGTTGGCCGAGCATATGGCCGTATTTGGTGGAACCGGAAAAGGTAAGTCGAAGTTTCTGGAATTACTCGTTCGTCAAATGATACGCCACCAAGCAGGTGTTTGTATCATCGATCCACACGGTGATTTGGTGGAAGACTTGCTTGCATTTGTTTTGGAGAATTACAAAGACGCCACCAATTCTGAAGTCATGAAGCGTTTCCACTACTTCGATCCCGGTTCGCCAAAGTGGCGGTTCTCTTTCGATCCCTTTCGCTATCAAGCGAGACCAGATGGTTATGATGATTACGAGGACTGGCTCAAAGCAAAGGTCGAATCCATAGCCCGAATCATCATTCGCAAGCAAGGGGAAGCTGATTTTGCCGGCAAACCTCGTCTGGAGCGATTCCTGGGCAACGTGCTTTACGCGGTTGGCGTGCGCATCAATAAACATGGCGATCATCTTTCATTAGCCGACGCCTTTGTTCTGCTTGATCCGTCACATCCCCGACACGACGAGGTTTATCAAATTGTCGCTCCGGAACTTCTTCCGGAAGTCCGATCCGATTTCAACAAGGTGCGACGAAGCAACCCGCGACAACAAGAGGACTGGGTTGAATCAACGATCAATCGGTTGCGATCGTTTCTGTCGCCGGCGGTCAAAAGTATATTTGCCAACAAAGCCAACAGTTCTGTGGATTTTTCAGAATTGCTCGCTTCCGGCGGAATTATGCTGGTTAATTTACGCCGCACTCGGAGCTTTACGATCGACCAAGCCAATGCAATCGGTGGACTGTTCATCAATGAAATCATCTCCGCTGCACAAACAGCCAACCGGGCCGAGCGCCTGCCATTTTACCTGTTTATTGATGAAGCCAGCCGATTCATCGGTCAAGACTTAATCGATGCCTTGGCTCAATGCCGTAAATGGAAATTATCCCTTTGTCTGGCGGTACAAGACCTCTCATCTTTGCAGCACCAGGAAATCGACATGGTACCCAAGGTGCTTAGCCAGTGCGGTATCCATGTCAGTTTTCAACAGAAGCATCCGGACGACATCGAGGTTCTCAGTCAATTGTTCGGCCTTGCTCGACTGGATTTCACCCCTTTGGAACATGAAGTGGACCGCTTTGCCGGGTACAAATACGTAACGCTGGAGGACACATCCGAAAGTGACAATTCCAGTCGCAGCCGACAAGATTCATCCGGCGACTCACGACAATTAGGAACTTCGAAACAGCGCAACTTTCCGTACGAAATAAAAGATCAAGAAAGCGCTGCATCTTCCAAGTCGAAAGCAATCACTGAATCGGAAGGACGTTCCAGCTCAGTTACCCGCAAAACAGTTCCATTAGCTCAGCATCGCAGCGAACAACAGGAAACCGGGAAACTACGCCATTCCGTTCAAGATCAATTGTACGTAGTGAAAAGTGCTCTCCGCACTCTTGGCCGTGGCGAAGCAGTCGTCTGCTTGGGCAACGATGCTCCGTTTCTTTTGAGAGTCGAGAATGTCCGCACCAGTTTCGGAACTTTGCCCGAAGCAAAGCGGTTGGAGTTAATCGATGGTTATAAAAAGCTCTTGGCTGAGTCCCATCCATATTGCTTCCAGCCCCTCGCCAACGACGGAGAAGAATCTCGTTTGCAGGCGTTTTTTCGTGCTTCAAGCCCACCCGACGATGCCAGGACTTCTAAGAATTCCGAGGAAACCGCCACAACTCCTAATCCGTTCCCTTCGTGA
- a CDS encoding replication-relaxation family protein — MLTERDIAILLAVIRYYVLNRQQIQRLCFPQDPNGRTTRRRLQLLVDSQLLNRQGTLFCHPMAGAAAPVYFPSRKGCELLAEHFDDEHYLTTPTQAPIPHHTLHWLAVSETHIALDEAIRSQSAASLDGWVNEWDICNKDESAPQKRFRLYTLIRESPRLVCAPDSAFLLTFKGHSKIFYLEQDRNTSGVYQIASSKTPGYAAMAEQQLQRRHFPQATIDTFSVLMVAPTPRRRDALRKAIREKPGPNLWRFAAAQDVQPDKVLCAPIWHGKDGDPTPLFKENP; from the coding sequence ATGCTTACCGAACGCGACATCGCGATTCTTTTAGCCGTTATCCGGTACTACGTTCTGAACCGGCAGCAGATTCAACGACTTTGCTTTCCCCAAGACCCGAATGGTCGTACTACGCGCCGGCGGCTCCAATTGTTGGTTGACTCGCAATTGCTCAATCGACAGGGAACACTGTTCTGCCATCCGATGGCGGGCGCCGCCGCTCCAGTCTATTTTCCATCTCGCAAAGGTTGTGAACTACTGGCCGAACATTTCGATGACGAACATTATTTAACAACGCCGACCCAGGCACCGATTCCACATCACACCTTACATTGGCTGGCAGTCAGCGAAACGCACATTGCACTGGACGAGGCCATCCGCTCGCAATCCGCGGCGAGTCTCGATGGTTGGGTGAATGAATGGGATATATGCAATAAGGACGAATCTGCTCCGCAAAAGCGATTCCGACTCTATACGCTGATCCGCGAATCCCCCCGATTAGTCTGCGCTCCCGATTCCGCCTTTCTACTTACCTTCAAAGGCCACAGCAAAATCTTCTATCTGGAACAGGATCGCAATACTTCGGGCGTTTATCAAATCGCCAGCAGCAAGACACCCGGCTATGCAGCGATGGCAGAACAGCAGCTGCAACGGCGACATTTTCCGCAAGCAACAATCGACACTTTTTCGGTGTTGATGGTCGCTCCAACTCCACGGCGCCGCGACGCGCTGCGCAAGGCGATTCGCGAAAAGCCCGGCCCAAATCTATGGCGCTTCGCCGCCGCACAGGATGTACAACCTGACAAGGTACTTTGTGCCCCAATTTGGCATGGCAAGGATGGCGATCCGACTCCCCTTTTCAAAGAAAATCCGTAG